The following nucleotide sequence is from Phycisphaera sp..
TCTCGCTCTCGATCCGCCCGCCGATCGGGCCCGTGGCGTTCAGTTGGGCGGTGACGCTGGTGCTCACGCTGCTGGCCGCCGCGCCGGCGGTGATCACGCTCGCGCGGCGCAAGCCGTTGGAGCTGCTTGGAGCGCGGGGCGGCTGATCCCCGATACCATGCCGCGTGAGTACGCCGCAACACGCCACCGTTCCCGACGACCGCTCCACGAGCTTCCCGAAGGAAAAGATCCGCATCGTGCTGCTCGAGGGCATCCACCGCAGCGCCCGCGAGAGCTTGGAAACCGCTGGTTTCGCGGTCGAGAACGCTGGCGGTGCGCTCACCGGAACAGCCCTGGCCAAGGCGATCGCCGGTGCTCACGCGATCGGCATCCGCAGCAAGTCGCAGATCGACGCGGATGTGCTCGGGCACGCCAAAAATTTGCTCGCCGTTGGCTGCTTCTGCATCGGGACGAACCAGGTCGACCTGGGCCGCACCGCGGCGATGGGCGTGCCAGTGTTCAACAGCCCGTTCAGCAACACCCGCAGCGTGGCCGAACTCGTGGTCGCCGAGGTCATCGCGCTGCACCGCCGGCTGGCCGATCGCTCGGCCCAGATGCACGCGGGCGTGTGGCGTAAGAGCAGCGCGGGCAGCCACGAGGTGCGCGGGCGGACGCTGGGCATCGTGGGCTACGGGCGCATCGGCTCGCAGGTGAGCGTGCTGGCCGAGGCGCTGGGCATGCGTGTGATCTACCACGACACGGTACCCACGCTGGCCATGGGCAACGCGAGGCTGGCGGGCTCGCTGGACCAACTGCTGCGTGAGAGCGATGCCGTCACGCTGCACGTGCCGGCGACCGCAACGACCAAGAAGCTCATTGGCAAACGCGAGCTGGGCTTGATGCGTGAGGGGGCGGTACTGCTCAATAATTCTCGCGGCAGCGTGGTCGATGTCGACGCGCTCGCCAGCGCACTCGGGTCGGGCCATCTGGCCGGGGCCGCGGTCGATGTCTTCCCCGAAGAGCCGGCGGCCAACACCGATGGCTTCGAGAGCCCGTTGCGCGGGCTCGACAACGTGATCCTGACCCCGCACGTCGGTGGTTCGACGGGCGAAGCACAAGAGGCTATCGCCCGCGACGTGGCCGGCAAGCTCGTGCGATTCATCAATATCGGCTCGACCACCGGGGCCGTCAACGTGCCCGAGGTCGAGCTGCCCGAGCAGCCCGGTGGCGACCGAGCCCGCCCCCATCGCATCCTGCACATGCACAAGAACGTGCCCGGCGTGCTGGGCAAGCTGCACCAGGTGCTAAGCGCCCACGGCGCGAATGTTAGCGGCGAGGTGCTGCGGACGAATCAGGACCTGGGCTACGTCGTGCTCGACGTCGACCCGGGTGATTCGCGGCCGGTCGTCGAGGAGTTGGCGGCGATTCCCGAGACTGTGCGGGTGCGCGTGTTGTGGTGAGCGGGTAACATGAGTGGGGTGCTTACACACGGAGGCCCGTCCCATGCGCATCGCTCGGCTTGCCCTTGTTGTAATCTTCACACTTCTCACATCTGGCGCTCATTCGCAGGACACATCGCGATCCGAATCTCTCGCCGTTATCAGTGTTCATCGTGTCGATCGCATCCTTGAAGCATGGCACGATGTGGGCGACGCGACCGTTCTCGTCGTCGCGCACCGTGCGGCCCATCGCGGGCCGGGCGCTGGCGGGCCGGAAAACTCGCTGCCAAGCATTGAGGCGGCTGTTGCGATGGGCTGCGACATGGTCGAAGTGGACGTGCGTCGGACGGCCGACGGGCACCTCGTGCTCATGCACGACAAAACCGTCGATCGCACGACGAACGGCACAGGCCGTGTCGATGCCATGACGATGGAGCAAGTACGCGAGCTTCGCCTGCTCGACGATGACGGTTCGCCGACGGACTTGCGCGTACCGACGCTCCGCGAAGCGCTGCTCGCGTGTCGCGGGCGGATCATGGTCAATCTGGACAAGGCGAGCGGATATCTCGCCGAATGCCTCTCGACGGCGACACGATTGGGCATGCGTAGCCACGTTGTGCTCAAGGCGAGCGTACGGCCGGAGGACGCCCGCGGCTACCTGGCTTCTCACGGCCTTGCCAGCCTCGCGGGCGGACAATCCGAAGACACGCTGAGCTTCATGCCCATCGTCGCGTACGCGGGCGATACAAGCGTGGACGACGTGTCACACCATCTATCGGCACTCCGAGTGCTGGACGCGCCGACGATCGAGGTGTGTTTCGATGGTGTCCAAGCGGGCGATCGCCTAATCGATCCGGTCGCAGAGCAACTCGACGGCCGCGCCAGGCTGTGGATGAACTCACTCTGGGATTCGATCTCCGGTGGCCGCTCGGACGCCCAAGCCATCGACGACCCGCACGCGGTGTGGGGGTGGATGGTCGACCACGGCGTGAGCGTCATCCAGACCGACGAGCCGCAAAGGCTGCTCGAATACCTTCGCTCTCGCGGGAGGCATTGGTAAGTCGGGTGCGGAAAGTGGTGGTCGCGCAACGGTGGTCGAAGGGGCTCCAGAATTGGTCAGCGACTAGATTCCCGCCAGATTGCTTGCACCGTTCAATCAGCCCAGGAGTTTGGCTGCACTCGGCTGGCGAGGTGCGAACAGTTTCAGGACCATCAGAGCGGCGTGGGCGTGGCCTGGCAGCATCACTTGCCGCGGGATGTCTCAGATCAACCCGGCATGTGACAATACCCCGTTTGGTATTTGACCGGATAACCTCGCCATTCTGAGTTTGCCCGCACGGCACTGTCTCTGGAATATCTCGCCTGTCGCGCACATTCCCACCCGTTGACCTTCGGGGTAAAGTACAGCCGTGATCCGTCTCCTGGCCATTTTGGTTTTCGCCCTCGCCGGCCTCCCCGGCTTGGGTGTAGGTATGCTCGGGGCGCTGCCGTCCGAGCAGGACCACCAGTGCCAGGAATCCGACTGCCACATGGTGGTAGTCGAGGCGTCCTGCTGCTCAGAGCAGATCGAGCCGGCATTCTGCCCCGCCAGCGGTGGTGCGTGCCAGTGCGGGGTGGCACCCCTGACGGATCCGCAACCCTGGCCTGACGCGCCGCTCCCCGGCTCTCAGCGCGACCAGATCGTCACGGCAGCACAAGCCGCCGTGCGACCAGTCCCGATCCTGTCCGCCCCGGCGACGCACCCTCGCGTCATAGCCGCTCGGCTCAGCCTGCTGGCGGGGATGACCCACAACGACATCCAGGCCTTCCTGGGCACCTGGCGAACGTAGAGCGCCGTTCCTACGGAGATTCCGCGCGCCCATCGTGGCGGTGCGGCTTCCGTTGGTTTGGCCTCGATCCGTTCTCCACGTTCCCAGGAGCCATCCATGGCATCGCGATATGTCGCGTGCGCTCTGAGCGCCGCTACGGCGGGCGTGCTCGCGGGGTGTTCATCCCCCTTGCACCAGCCGCAAGAAAATCCTCTTTTGCTCGACCGCACGCTGCCGCGCGGGGTTTCATCGGCGTCGCTATCGGCGTACCGGCGAGACGGCGCGTCCAGCCAGAGCGACCAGTGGACGCTCTCGGAAGCCTCGTCGCCCGATGACTACATCCGCTACGCGCTGTACCACAGCCCGGCGGTCGAGTCGGCATACCAGCAGTGGCGCGTCGCGTCGGAGCGGCTGCCCCAGGTCGGGTCGCTGCCCGATCCGCGGCTGACGTTCGGGTACTTCGTGGAAGAGGTCCAGACACGCACGGGCCCGCAAAACGCACGCATAGGTTTGCAGCAGACGATCCCCTGGCCCGGACGGTTGGATGATCGAGAAGACGCCGCATCGAAGGCGGCCGCGGCGGCTTGGCGGCGCTTCGAGGCCGCCCGTCTGATGGTTGCCGAGCGTGTGATCGTCACGCTTCACGAACTGGCTTACCTCGATAGCACGATCCTGGCGACCCAAGGCACGCTCGAACTGACCCAGACGTTCGAGGAGGTCTTGAGGGCGCAGTACCGCGTCGGTGCCGGGTCGCACCCCGAATTGATCCGCGCCCAGGTCGAACTCGGCGAACTCGAGGACCGCGTCTTGCAACTCAAGGCGATGCGACCGGCCCTGGTCGCCGAGCTGAACGCCGTGCTCGACCGCCCGGCATCGACCGAGGTCCCGGCGATGGATCAGCTTCCCGGGCGCGTGGCGCAAGCCGGTGCCGAGGGGCTCGTCGAGATCGCCCGGCGATCGAATCCGGTATTGCTCGGATTGGACGAACAGGTCGCCGAGCAGCAGTACATGGCACAAGCCGCCCGCAAGGACGGGCTGCCCGATCTGACGGTCGGTGTGGACTACATCTTCACGGGCCAGGCGCTCACGCCCACCACCCCCGGCAGTGGAGACGACCCGATCATGCTCAGCGTCGGCATTAACCTGCCGATCTGGCGCGACAAGTACGACGCGGCCGTGCGCGAGTCGCTCGCCCGCAGGCTCTCGGTCGCCAGCGAGCGGGCCGACCAGGCGAATCGGATTGGCGCCGCCATCCATCGCGCATGGTTCGAGCACACTGACGCCGATCGGCGCGTGCGGCTCTACGAACAAACGTTGATCCCCAAGGCCGAGGAATCGCTCCGCGCCTCGCTTGCCGGTTTCCGGGGCGGTGAGACGAGCTTTCTCGACCTGCTGGACACAGAACGCACGCTGCTGGAGTTCGCAGTCGCGGTCGAACGAGCGCGGGCCGATCGCGGCAAGGCGCTCGCGCGGCTGAACACGCTCGTGGGCGAGCCCGTGGCAACAGACGCCCAGACCCCGAGCCCAGACCCCGAATCCACCGAGGTTCAGCCATGACCCAGATGCTCTCCCACGCACAAACTTGGCTGCTCTGGCTGTGGAAGCACGCTTCGGCCGCCGTCGCCGTCATCCTGATCGTCGCGGCTCTGGCCATCGGCTACATGTTGGGTAGCCCGCCCGAGCCCGAGGGAAACTCCGAGATCGTCGCCGACACCCACGATCATGGCGGCGAGCCGCAGGAGTACACGTGCTCGATGCACCCGACGGTGCGATTGACCGACCCCAACGCCAAGTGCCCCATTTGCTTCATGGACCTGATCCCCGTGCAGGACGACGGGGGCGAGGGCAGCGAACTGCGCGTGACCATGAGCGAGTCGGCCGCGGCCATGAGCCGGATCGAGACCGCGCAGGTTGGTCGCTTCTTCCCAACTTCAGAGGTACGCCTGTATGGCAAGGTGACATATGACGAGACGTCCGTCGCCCGGCTGACGGCGTACTTCCCCGGTCGCATCGAGCGGCTGTTTGTCAACTACATGGGTGTGCCTGTGTCAAAGGGCGACCACATGGCCGAGCTCTACAGCCCCGAGTTGCTCGCGACGTTCGAGGAACTCCGCCAAGCCGGGAGCGCCGACGCCGGCTCCACTAGCACGAGCGAGCTTGTCCGATCGGCCACGCGGGGCACGCTCGAAGCCGCGCGTGAGAAGTTGCGGCTGTTCGGCCTGACACGCGAGCAGATCGCCTCGATCGGGGACGGCTCGTTCGATTCGGACAGCCTGACCATCTATGCGCCGATCGGCGGCGTGGTGACCGACCTTGCTGTGCGCGAGGGCGACTACGTCCAGACAGGCGCGCCACTGGCCACCATTGCCGACCTCTCGCGGCTGTGGCTCGATATGGAGGCGTACGAATCGCAGTTGCCGCTGCTGCGCTGGGGCCAGCGTGTCCGCTTCACCGTTGAGGCCCACCCCGGGGATACCTTCGAGGGTCGCATCTCGTTCATCGAACCCATGGTGGACGAGCGCACACGGACCGCCGCGGTCCGTGTCGCGGTAGACAACGACGACAAGAGGCTGAAGCCGGGCATGTTCGCCTCGGCGATCGTGCGAACGCGCGTGGGTGCGAGCGGGGCCGTCGTGGGTGACGAACTCGCCGGCCGGTGGGTGAGCCCCATGCACCCGACCATCGTGAAGGACGGGCCCGGGCAGTGCGACGTGTGTGGCATGGACTTGGTGCCGGCAGAGTCGTTGGGCGTGGTCGGCGACGCTTCCAGCGCGGAAGAGCCGCTGGTAATCCCGCGATCGGCCGTGTTGTTCACCGGCGCACGGTCGGTCGTCTATGTGAAGGTCAATAGTGCTGAGAAGCCGACGTACGAGGGGCGGGCCGTAGTGCTCGGGCCGCGTGCGGGCGAGTTCTACATCGTGCGCGAGGGGCTCAACCGCGGCGACGAGGTTGTCGTGAAAGGCGCGTTCCGCATCGATAGCGCGATGCAAATCGCCGCCAAGCCCAGCATGATGACCCCCGGCGGTGGCGGCGGTGGAGACCCGCACGCCGGCCATGGCGGCATGGCCGGCGGGATGGGCGCGACGCCCGTGCGCGCGACCGTACCCGACGCATTCATCCATGGTTTGAAACCCGTGTACGCGGCGTATCTCGATGCGCAGGAAGCGTTGGCGGCAGACGACCTGGGCGGTTTCGTGCAAGGGGCGGGCGACCTGCGCACGGCATTGGACCTGGTCGACGAAGCGGGGCTTGTAGGAGAGCCCCTGGGCGCGTGGCGTCGTGCAGCCTTGCGCTTGCGAGTGGAGGAGGCCATCACCACGATCGACGCGGCACGGGATCGCTTCGAGGCGATGAGCGAGGGCGTGATCGCGCTCCAGCGGCGCTTCGGGCACCATGGCAGCGAGGCGTGGAACCTTGCGCACTGTCCTATGGCCTTCGACAACAAGGGAGCCGACTGGCTGCAGCGCGGCGAGACCATTAACAATCCGTACTTCGGGGCGTCGATGCTCCGCTGCGGGGACGTCCGCGAGTCATTCGAGCCCCTGAACAACGACATGGAGGGGCACTCCGATGGCTGACCAGCCCACGCTCCTCCAACCCACGCGGCGCGGGCCGCTCGATAGCCTGATCTGGTTTTGCCTGCGCCAGAAGCTTGTCGTTGCGATCGTGCTGCTGGGCACCCTGTTCTGGGGCGTGCTCGTCGCGCCGTTCGACTGGGACCTGGACGGGCTGGCGCGCAGCCCCGTTCCGGTCGACGCGATCCCAGACATCGGCGAGAATCAGCAGATCGTCTTCACCGAGTGGCCCGGCCGCAGCCCGCAGGACATCGACGACCAGATCAGTTACCCCATGACGGTCGCGCTGCTGGGGCTTCCCGGCGTGAAGGACATCCGCAGCTACTCGGTGTTCGGCTTCTCGACCATCTACGTCGTGTTCGAGGACGGCGTGGACTTCTACTGGTCGCGGTCGCGCGTGCTGGAGAAGCTCAACGCCCTCCCCGCCGGGACGCTGCCGCCTGGCGTGACGCCCTCGCTGGGCCCGGACGCAACGGCGCTGGGGCAGGTCTTCTGGTACACGCTCGAGGGCCGCGACCCCGACGGCAACCCGACCGGCGGGTGGGATCCGCACGAGCTGCGATCCATCCAGGACTTCGTCGTCAAGTATAAGCTCGCCGGCGTGCAGGGCGTGGCCGAGGTTGCCTCAATCGGCGGCTATGTGCAGGAGTACCAGGTCGACGTCGACCCCGACGCCATGCGCGCCGCGGGCATCTCGCTCCAGCAGGTCATCGGTGCTGTCCGGCAAAGCAATCTGGACGTGGGAGCCCGGACGATCGAGGTGAACCGGGCCGAGTACATCGTGCGTGGGCTGGGGTTCATCGAGAGCGTCGAGGACCTTGAGCAAGCCGCCATCACCGCACGCAACGGTCAGCCCATCCTTGTTGGCGACATCGCGAAGGTCTCGCTCGGACCGGCCCTGCGGCGAGGGGTGCTAACCAAGGCGGGCGAGGAAGCCGTGGGCGGCGTGGTGGTGGTGCGGTACGGCGAGAACCCGATGGCCACGATCCAGCGGGTGAAGGCCACGATCGACGACATCGCCTCGGGCCTGCCCAGCAAGGTGCTGGCCGACGGCACCGAAAGCCGCGTTACGATCGTGCCGTTCTACGACCGCTCGGGGTTGATCAGGGAAACACTCCAGACGCTCAACTCGGCCATCTCTCAGCAGGTGCTGGTGACCATCATCGTGGTGGTGCTCATGGTGATGCACCTGCGCAGCAGCCTGCTGATCGGGGCGATGCTGCCGATCACGGTGCTGATGACCTTCATCGGTATGAGGGTGTTCGGGGTGGACGCCAACGTCGTGGCGCTCTCGGGCATCGCGATCGCCATCGGCACCATCGTCGACATGGGCATCGTGCTGAGCGAGAACATACTGAGGCGCTTGGATGAGGCCGAGGCCAAGCAGAGCGCCGAGCCGGCGATCGACGTGATCTTTCGGGCCACCAGCGAGGTAGGCGGGGCGGTGCTGACCGCCGTGGCAACCACGGTCGTGGGCTTCCTGCCAGTCTTTACGATGGAGGCGGCCGAGGGCAAGCTCTTCAAGCCACTGGCGTATACCAAGACGTTCGCGCTGGTGGCTTCGATCATCATCGCGCTGACCATCCTGCCGGCGGCCGCCCACGTCATGATGGGGTGGCGTCCACGCATGCGGGTGGTCCGGCTGCTTGGCGCGGCGGCGTTGTGCGTCACAGGCATCGCGATCGCGATCTGGCTGCACGTGGTCGGCGGGCTCATCATCGCTGCGTTCGGGGCGTTCTATCTGGCCCAGCCCTGGCTGCCGAAGCGAGTCGCCCGGGGTCTGCGGTGGTCGGCCAACATCGTTGCCGTGCTCGTGGTGCTGATCGTGCTCGCCGGTGCGTGGGAGCCGCTGGGCCCCGAGCCCGGCGTGCTCGGCAATTCGCTCTTCATCGGCGTCATCGTCGGCGGGCTGCTGCTGGCGTTCTGGGGCGTGCGCCTTGCGTTCCCGCACGTCTTGGCCTGGACGCTGCGTCACAAGATCATCGGGCTCTCGCCCGCGATGCTGGTCGTGCTCTTCGGTGCAACGGTGTGGCTTGGGTTTGATCGTGTCTGGGGATGGCTCCCCGAATCGCTGCGCCAGCGCGAGTCGATGGTCGAGATCGCCCACGCCTTCCCCGGGTTGGGCAGCGAGTTCATGCCGTCGCTCGATGAGGGGGCTTTCCTCTACATGCCGACAACGATGCCCCACGCGTCCATCGGCGAGGCCACCGAGATCTTGAAGGAACTCGATCGACGCATCATGAGCGTGCCCGAGGTCGAGATGGCCGTGGGCAAGATCGGCCGCGTCGAGAGCCCGCTCGACCCCGCGCCGATCTCGATGGTCGAGACGATCATCGAGTACAAGAGCGAGTATCGCACCGACGAACAGGGGCGGCGGCTGAACTTCCGCTATGACCGCGAAGCAGACACGTTCTTGCTTGACGAGCAGGGCCAACTGATCGAGGACGAGGACGGGCGCCCCTATCGCCAGTGGCGAGACGAGATCGAGTCGAACCAGGACATCTGGGACGCGATCGTCGAGGCCGCCGGCATGCCGGGCGTGACGAGCGCCCCCAAGCTGCAGCCCATCGAGACGCGCATCGTCATGCTGCAGTCGGGTTTCCGGGCACCGATGGGCATCAAGGTCTACGGGCCCGACCTGGAGACCATCGAGTCGTTCGGCCTGGAGCTCGAGCGATTGCTCAAAAACGTCCCGAGCGTCCAGCCCGCCGCCGTCTTCGCCGACCGAGTGGTGGGCAAGCCTTACCTCGAGATCGAGATCGATCGCGAGAAGATCGCCCGCTACGGCTTGCGCATCGCCGACGTGCAGGAGGTCATCGAGGTCGCCATCGGCGGTAAGCCCCTGACCATGACCGTCGAGGGCCGCGAGCGGTATCCCGTGCGAGTGCGATACCTCCGTGAGCTGCGCGACCAGCCCGAGACGCTGGGCGACATCCTCGTGCCCACGCCTATGGGTGCCCAGGTGCCGTTGCGGGAGCTCTCCACCCTCAACTACCGCCGCGGCCCGCAGATGGTCAAGAGCGAGGACACCTTCCTGGTGGCCTACGTGCTGTTCGACAAGATGCCCGGCAACGCCGAGGTCTCGGTGGTGCGCGACGCCCAGGCCTCCATCCAGGCGGCCATCGATTCGGGCGACCTCGCCGTGCCCGCGGGCGTGAGCTACGAGTTCTCGGGCTCGTACAAGAACCAGGTGCGCGCGGCGAAGCGGCTGAGCATCGTGCTGCCGTTGTCGTTGGTGGTCATCTTCCTGCTGCTCTACTTCCAGTTCCGCAAGGTGGGCGTCACGCTCATGGTTTTCAGCGGCGTGTTCGTCGCGTGGGGTGGCGGCTTCATGATGCTGTGGTTCTACGCCCAGCCGTGGTTCCTTGATGCCGGCCTGCTGGGCACGAACCTACGCGAGCTCTTCCAGGTCCGTCCGTTCAACCTCAGCGTCGCGGTCTGGGTGGGCTTCCTCGCGCTGTTCGGCATTGCCACCGACGACGGCGTCATCATGGCCACCCGCATCGAGCAATCGATGGCCGAGGATAAGCCCGACTCGATCGAGGCAATCCGCGCGGCGGTCGTCAACGGTGGCCAGCTTCGCATCCGCGCCGCCGTCATGACCAGCGCCACCACCACCCTCGCGCTGCTGCCCGTGCTTACCAGCACCGGCCGCGGCTCGGACATCATGGTCCCCATGGCGATCCCGTCGTTCGGCGGCATGGTCGTGGCGTCCATCACCTGGTTTGTTGTTCCAATCCTGTATTGCTGGGCGGCGGAGCTGAAGTTCCGCATCGCGCAGCGTTCGCGTCTTGCAACCCATTCGCATTCCAAAGGAGTGTCACCATGAAATCGTTCCTGACTTGCGCATCGATCGCCTGCTGCACCCTGGCCGCCGCACCGGCGCTAGCCCAGCACAACGAAGGCGGCTCGCACGCCAAGGCCGAGCAGAAAACCGCCAACGCCATGTGCCCTATCGGCAAGGAGCCCATCGTGGCCTCCGCGGGCACCGTCGAGTACAAGGGCCACGCCATCGGCACCTGCTGCCCGGGCTGCGGCGAGGCGTTCCTGAAGTGGGACGAGCAGCGCAAGGACGAGTTCGTCGCTCTTGCGGTCGCCCACCGAGAGCCCGGCATGGATCAGAGCAAGATGGACCAGCACGGCAACCAGGACAAGGCCGCCGACGAGAAGCCTTGGACCGGCCCCTACGCGCTGGACACCTGCCCGGTTTCGGGCGGCAAGCTCGGCTCGATGGGCGATCCCATCGTCAAGACCTACGACGGGCGCGAGGTCCGCTTTTGCTGTGCCGGGTGCATCGGCAAGTTCGAGGCCGACAAGGCGGGCTACTGGCAGAAGATCGACGAGCAGATGATCGCCGCCCAGATGCCGTACTACCCCACCGAGGTCTGCCTCGTGTCGGGTGAGCCCCTGGTCGAGGACGGCGAGGACATCGCCAACAACGTCATCTATGGCAACCGCCTGGTACGCCTGTGCTGCAAGATGTGCGAGAAGGAGTTCAAGGCCGACCCGACCAAGTACATCGCCAAGCTGGACGAGGCCGCCGCCGACGCCCAGCGCAAGGACTACGCCATGGACACCTGCGCCGTGGCCGGTGGCAAGCTCGGCTCGATGGGTGAGCCCGTCGAGATGGTGGTGGCCGGCCGTCTGATCCGCCTCTGCTGCGGTGGCTGCAAGCCCAAGATTGAAGCCGATCCCGCCAAATACGTCATGATGATCGACAAGGCATGGCAGGCCGAGGGCAAGTTCATGCCCAAGGCCAAGGAGGGCGAGCACGCCGGTGATCACGGCGATCACAACCACGGCGGCTAACACCAACACGTATCAAACACAAGGACACCAGCATGAACACTTCAAGATCTCGATTCGCTCAAGCCGGATGGATCAGCGTGTGCGTCATGCTGGCCGTCCTTGTTTCAACGGTTCGGGCCCAGACGCCCTCTTCGGGTACGACCGGAGGGGGCGGCGGCCCGATCAACACGATGTGTCCGGTGACGACGGACGAGCCCATCGACCCACGATTCACCGTGGAGTACGAGGGCGTGACGGTGGGCCTGTGCTGCCGCCGGTGCAGAACGAAGTTCGAGGATGACCCGGCGGCGTACGTCGCCAATCTGCCAGCCTCATTTGTTCCAGCCGCAGCTGAACAAGAGCATGACGCTGACGCGCACGAACCGACAGAACGGCCCACGGATGATGGTCACACACATACCGACGAAGAGTCGGACACGGGTGACGCGTCCGAGGACGGTCACGACCACGCGACCGATCACGACACCGCCAAGCGATCCAAGATCGCGGTTTGGATCGGCAAGTTCCACCCCCCGGCCACGCACCTACCCATCGGCTTGCTCATCGGTGCTGCTATCGCCGAGGCATGCATGATCGCCACGGGCCGTTCCTACTTCCGCCATGCTGCGGGATTCTGTCTCGCACTGGCTGCCGCTTCCGCCCTCGTCGCGGCTGGGCTGGGCTGGTTCAACGCCGGGATCACGTTCTGGGAAGACGATTGGCTGCTGGCGACCCATCGCTGGTTGGGAGCTTCGACGACAACCCTGTCGGTGCTCGCGCTGATCGTGTTCGCACGTGCAAACCGCCAGTCCGCTTCGAGCCGGGCCGTGCTCTGGTATCGCGGTCTGTTGTTCTTGACGGCGGGCCTGGTCGGTGCCACCGGCTTCTTTGGTGGGGCCCTTGTGTACGGGATCAATCACTATGCGTGGTAAAGCCAGCGGGTGCCGCAGAAGCCATTTGGCTCGTATTCCTGCGGTGGCGCATATTGACCGAGCATCAACACACAGTGTCGTGTTCGGCAACTGACTAGAGAGCCCTGAGATGCATCGATCCTCATTCGCCATTCGACGGTCCGCTGACTCCGAGACGGCTCATGCGCACGACGACCAGTACGAATCTGGAAGCCTGACCCTCACCGGTTCGATCGCGATGGGCACGGGCGTCATGATCGGTGCCGGCATCTTTGCCCTCACCGGCCAGGTCGCCGAACTTGCGGGGGGGCTGTTCCCGCTTGCATTCATCGCGGCCGCCGTCGTCGTCGCCTTCAGCGCGTACTCGTACGTCAAGGTCTGCAGCCAGTATCCCTCGGCGGGCGGCATCGCCATGATCCTCAAGAAGGCCTACGGGCCCGGGGTCGTCACCGTCGGCTGCTCACTACTGATGTACTTCTCGATGGTCATCAACGAGAGCCTGGTCGCACGCACCTTTGGCACCTACACGCTACGCA
It contains:
- a CDS encoding efflux RND transporter permease subunit, yielding MADQPTLLQPTRRGPLDSLIWFCLRQKLVVAIVLLGTLFWGVLVAPFDWDLDGLARSPVPVDAIPDIGENQQIVFTEWPGRSPQDIDDQISYPMTVALLGLPGVKDIRSYSVFGFSTIYVVFEDGVDFYWSRSRVLEKLNALPAGTLPPGVTPSLGPDATALGQVFWYTLEGRDPDGNPTGGWDPHELRSIQDFVVKYKLAGVQGVAEVASIGGYVQEYQVDVDPDAMRAAGISLQQVIGAVRQSNLDVGARTIEVNRAEYIVRGLGFIESVEDLEQAAITARNGQPILVGDIAKVSLGPALRRGVLTKAGEEAVGGVVVVRYGENPMATIQRVKATIDDIASGLPSKVLADGTESRVTIVPFYDRSGLIRETLQTLNSAISQQVLVTIIVVVLMVMHLRSSLLIGAMLPITVLMTFIGMRVFGVDANVVALSGIAIAIGTIVDMGIVLSENILRRLDEAEAKQSAEPAIDVIFRATSEVGGAVLTAVATTVVGFLPVFTMEAAEGKLFKPLAYTKTFALVASIIIALTILPAAAHVMMGWRPRMRVVRLLGAAALCVTGIAIAIWLHVVGGLIIAAFGAFYLAQPWLPKRVARGLRWSANIVAVLVVLIVLAGAWEPLGPEPGVLGNSLFIGVIVGGLLLAFWGVRLAFPHVLAWTLRHKIIGLSPAMLVVLFGATVWLGFDRVWGWLPESLRQRESMVEIAHAFPGLGSEFMPSLDEGAFLYMPTTMPHASIGEATEILKELDRRIMSVPEVEMAVGKIGRVESPLDPAPISMVETIIEYKSEYRTDEQGRRLNFRYDREADTFLLDEQGQLIEDEDGRPYRQWRDEIESNQDIWDAIVEAAGMPGVTSAPKLQPIETRIVMLQSGFRAPMGIKVYGPDLETIESFGLELERLLKNVPSVQPAAVFADRVVGKPYLEIEIDREKIARYGLRIADVQEVIEVAIGGKPLTMTVEGRERYPVRVRYLRELRDQPETLGDILVPTPMGAQVPLRELSTLNYRRGPQMVKSEDTFLVAYVLFDKMPGNAEVSVVRDAQASIQAAIDSGDLAVPAGVSYEFSGSYKNQVRAAKRLSIVLPLSLVVIFLLLYFQFRKVGVTLMVFSGVFVAWGGGFMMLWFYAQPWFLDAGLLGTNLRELFQVRPFNLSVAVWVGFLALFGIATDDGVIMATRIEQSMAEDKPDSIEAIRAAVVNGGQLRIRAAVMTSATTTLALLPVLTSTGRGSDIMVPMAIPSFGGMVVASITWFVVPILYCWAAELKFRIAQRSRLATHSHSKGVSP